One Streptomyces sp. NBC_00554 DNA segment encodes these proteins:
- a CDS encoding type II toxin-antitoxin system RelE/ParE family toxin, whose translation MAGEVRDWLHELRKSDRTTAQLVGQAIQALVNEGPDLGRPLVDRIKGSALHNLKELRPGSTGNSEIRILFAFDSARSAVLLVAGDKSRQWAGWYRRSIPLAEARYAEWLEYLAQRQKKEAQK comes from the coding sequence ATGGCCGGGGAGGTTCGCGACTGGCTACACGAACTACGGAAGAGCGACCGCACCACAGCACAGCTCGTGGGCCAAGCCATCCAGGCTCTCGTCAACGAGGGCCCCGACCTGGGGCGCCCGCTGGTGGATCGAATCAAAGGTTCCGCGCTGCACAATCTCAAGGAACTACGGCCTGGCTCAACAGGGAACAGCGAGATCCGGATCCTGTTCGCCTTCGACTCGGCACGCAGCGCCGTTCTGCTCGTAGCCGGAGACAAATCAAGGCAGTGGGCCGGGTGGTATCGCCGCTCGATCCCGCTGGCCGAGGCACGCTATGCCGAGTGGCTGGAGTACCTGGCTCAGCGGCAGAAGAAGGAGGCGCAGAAATGA
- a CDS encoding DUF2752 domain-containing protein produces the protein MAEPGSGRGTVLRHPATAPLAVFVAGVAGAGYLYGTDPHEPGHLLPQCPFRYLTGLLCPACGGTRMVYDLMHGQFTAAWHDNRMLLLASPFALVLLGRWFVEGVRGRRWRPTLSPRAQALVLVVAVAWTVARNVV, from the coding sequence GTGGCTGAACCCGGGTCCGGGCGAGGGACCGTCCTGCGGCACCCGGCGACGGCACCCCTCGCGGTGTTCGTCGCCGGGGTCGCGGGCGCCGGCTATCTCTACGGCACCGATCCGCACGAGCCGGGGCATCTGCTGCCCCAGTGCCCGTTCCGCTACCTCACCGGGCTGCTCTGCCCGGCCTGCGGCGGCACCCGCATGGTGTACGACCTGATGCATGGCCAGTTCACCGCGGCCTGGCACGACAACAGGATGCTCCTGCTGGCTTCACCGTTCGCGCTGGTGCTGTTGGGGCGCTGGTTTGTGGAAGGGGTGCGAGGGCGTCGCTGGCGGCCGACGCTGAGCCCGCGGGCCCAGGCGTTGGTGCTGGTGGTGGCCGTGGCGTGGACCGTGGCCCGCAACGTCGTGTGA
- a CDS encoding DUF397 domain-containing protein, whose translation MSALHWQKSSYSSEGNNCLELATAPDRTIRLRGADDPTTTLALRTPGLTSLLTATRPGIRTTREV comes from the coding sequence GTGTCCGCCCTCCACTGGCAGAAGTCCTCGTACAGCAGCGAAGGCAACAACTGCCTCGAACTGGCCACCGCTCCTGACAGAACGATCCGCCTTCGCGGGGCCGACGACCCGACGACCACCCTCGCCCTGCGCACCCCGGGCCTCACCTCGCTCCTGACCGCTACCCGCCCAGGCATACGCACGACTCGCGAGGTCTAG
- a CDS encoding helix-turn-helix domain-containing protein: protein MTSFHSWDEVKHEVFDAEDLDEISAGARRMVAEARAHRLAEMRRQLGLTQREVADRMHVRQERVSAIERGKATSAEVGTVAAYVAALGGELEIVANFNGTRVVVA, encoded by the coding sequence ATGACCAGCTTCCACTCCTGGGACGAGGTCAAGCACGAGGTCTTCGACGCCGAGGACCTCGACGAGATCTCCGCGGGAGCCCGGCGCATGGTGGCCGAGGCACGCGCACACCGGCTCGCCGAGATGCGCAGGCAACTCGGGCTCACGCAGCGCGAAGTGGCGGACCGCATGCATGTGAGGCAGGAGCGGGTGTCCGCGATCGAGCGCGGCAAGGCGACATCCGCGGAGGTGGGGACCGTAGCGGCGTATGTCGCCGCGCTGGGCGGCGAGTTGGAGATCGTCGCCAACTTCAACGGAACCAGGGTGGTCGTGGCTTGA
- a CDS encoding TM2 domain-containing protein, translating into MSVPTPDAPFGVDHQGRPLSDKSKITAGLLQLFLGGLGAGRFYVGSTGVAIAQLFTCGGLGIWALIDAILFFTSNDRTDKQGRVLRG; encoded by the coding sequence ATGTCTGTCCCCACCCCTGACGCACCGTTCGGCGTCGACCACCAGGGCCGCCCCCTGTCCGACAAGTCCAAGATCACCGCGGGCCTCCTCCAGCTCTTCCTGGGTGGCCTCGGTGCCGGCCGCTTCTACGTCGGCTCCACGGGCGTGGCCATCGCCCAGCTCTTCACCTGCGGTGGTCTGGGCATATGGGCCCTGATCGACGCGATCCTGTTCTTCACGAGCAACGACCGCACGGACAAGCAGGGTCGTGTGCTGCGCGGCTGA
- a CDS encoding succinate dehydrogenase iron-sulfur subunit — protein MATPTLDKAEPADKPEAGFADSPYITATFRIRRFNSEVSAEAAWEDFQLEIDPKERVLDALHKIKWDQDGTLTFRRSCAHGICGSDAMRINGKNRLACKTLIKDLNPDKPITVEPIKGLTVLKDLIVDMEPFFQAYRDVMPFLITKDTNEPTRERLQSAEDRERFDDTTKCILCAACTSSCPVFWNDGQYFGPAAIVNAHRFIFDSRDEAGEQRLEILNDKDGVWRCRTTFNCTDACPRGIEVTKAIQEVKRALITRRF, from the coding sequence ATGGCAACACCGACCCTGGACAAGGCGGAGCCCGCCGACAAGCCTGAGGCAGGCTTCGCCGACTCCCCGTACATCACCGCCACGTTCCGCATCCGCCGCTTCAACTCCGAAGTCTCGGCGGAGGCGGCCTGGGAAGACTTCCAGCTGGAGATCGACCCGAAGGAGCGCGTCCTCGACGCCCTCCACAAGATCAAGTGGGACCAGGACGGAACGCTCACCTTCCGCCGCTCCTGCGCGCACGGCATCTGCGGCTCGGACGCCATGCGGATCAACGGCAAGAACCGCCTTGCCTGCAAGACGCTGATCAAGGACCTCAACCCGGACAAGCCGATCACGGTCGAGCCCATCAAGGGCCTGACGGTCCTCAAGGACCTGATCGTCGACATGGAGCCGTTCTTCCAGGCGTACCGCGACGTGATGCCCTTCCTCATCACGAAGGACACCAACGAGCCGACCCGGGAACGCCTCCAGTCCGCCGAGGACCGCGAGCGCTTCGACGACACCACGAAGTGCATCCTGTGCGCGGCGTGCACGTCCTCGTGCCCGGTCTTCTGGAACGACGGCCAGTACTTCGGCCCGGCCGCCATCGTCAACGCGCACCGCTTCATCTTCGACTCGCGCGACGAAGCCGGCGAACAGCGCCTGGAGATCCTGAACGACAAGGACGGCGTCTGGCGCTGCCGCACGACGTTCAACTGCACGGACGCCTGCCCTCGGGGGATCGAGGTCACCAAGGCGATCCAGGAAGTTAAGCGGGCGTTGATCACTCGGCGGTTCTGA
- the sdhA gene encoding succinate dehydrogenase flavoprotein subunit — MKIHKYDTVIVGAGGAGMRAAIESTKRSRTAVLTKLYPTRSHTGAAQGGMAAALANVEEDNWEWHTFDTVKGGDYLVDQDAAEILAKEAIDSVLDLEKMGLPFNRTPDGTIDQRRFGGHSRNHGEAPVRRSCYAADRTGHMILQTLYQNCVKEGVEFFNEFYVLDQLIVEVDGVKRSAGVVAYELATGEIHVFQAKAVIYASGGTGKFFKVTSNAHTLTGDGQAAVYRRGLPLEDMEFFQFHPTGIWRMGILLTEGARGEGGILRNKDGERFMEKYAPVMKDLASRDVVSRSIYTEIREGRGCGPEGDHVYLDLTHLPPEQLDAKLPDITEFARTYLGIEPYTDPIPIQPTAHYAMGGIPTNVQGEVLSDNTTVVPGLYAAGEVACVSVHGANRLGTNSLLDINVFGKRAGIAAAEYSAKADYVELPEDPSSQVVSQVEHLRNSTGTERVAVLRNELQECMDANVMVFRTEQTIKTAVEKIAELRERYRNVSIQDKGRRFNTDLLEAIELGNLLDLAEVMATSALARKESRGGHYREDYPNRDDVNFMRHTMAYREVGDDGTESIRLDYKPVVQTRYQPMERKY, encoded by the coding sequence ATGAAGATCCACAAGTACGACACCGTCATCGTCGGCGCAGGCGGCGCCGGTATGCGCGCCGCGATCGAGTCGACGAAGCGCAGCCGCACCGCCGTGCTGACGAAGCTCTACCCCACCCGCTCCCACACGGGCGCCGCGCAGGGCGGCATGGCCGCCGCGCTCGCCAACGTGGAAGAGGACAACTGGGAGTGGCACACCTTCGACACCGTCAAGGGCGGTGACTACCTGGTCGACCAGGACGCCGCCGAGATCCTGGCGAAGGAGGCCATCGACTCGGTCCTCGACCTGGAGAAGATGGGCCTTCCCTTCAACCGGACGCCCGACGGGACGATCGACCAGCGCCGCTTCGGCGGTCACAGCCGTAACCACGGTGAGGCGCCGGTGCGCCGCTCCTGCTACGCGGCCGACCGCACCGGCCACATGATCCTCCAGACGCTGTACCAGAACTGCGTCAAGGAGGGCGTGGAGTTCTTCAACGAGTTCTACGTCCTCGACCAGCTGATCGTCGAGGTCGACGGCGTCAAGCGGTCGGCCGGTGTCGTGGCGTACGAGCTGGCGACCGGCGAGATCCACGTCTTCCAGGCGAAGGCCGTGATCTACGCGTCCGGCGGCACCGGCAAGTTCTTCAAGGTGACGTCCAACGCGCACACCCTGACGGGCGACGGCCAGGCGGCGGTCTACCGTCGCGGCCTCCCCCTGGAGGACATGGAGTTCTTCCAGTTCCACCCGACCGGCATCTGGCGCATGGGCATCCTGCTGACGGAGGGCGCCCGCGGTGAGGGCGGCATCCTCCGCAACAAGGACGGCGAGCGCTTCATGGAGAAGTACGCGCCGGTCATGAAGGACCTCGCGTCGCGAGACGTGGTCTCCCGCTCGATCTACACGGAGATCCGTGAGGGCCGCGGCTGCGGCCCCGAGGGTGACCACGTCTACCTCGACCTGACGCACCTTCCCCCGGAGCAGCTGGACGCCAAGCTCCCGGACATCACCGAGTTCGCGCGCACCTACCTGGGCATCGAGCCGTACACGGACCCGATCCCGATCCAGCCCACCGCGCACTACGCGATGGGCGGCATCCCGACGAACGTCCAGGGTGAGGTGCTGAGCGACAACACGACCGTGGTTCCCGGTCTGTACGCCGCCGGCGAGGTCGCGTGCGTGTCGGTGCACGGCGCGAACCGCCTCGGCACGAACTCCCTCCTCGACATCAACGTGTTCGGGAAGCGCGCGGGTATCGCCGCCGCCGAGTACTCGGCGAAGGCCGACTACGTCGAGCTGCCCGAGGACCCGTCCTCCCAGGTCGTGTCGCAGGTCGAGCACCTGCGCAACTCCACGGGCACGGAGCGCGTCGCAGTCCTGCGCAACGAGCTGCAGGAGTGCATGGACGCCAACGTGATGGTGTTCCGCACCGAGCAGACGATCAAGACGGCGGTCGAGAAGATCGCGGAGCTGCGCGAGCGCTACCGGAACGTCTCGATCCAGGACAAGGGCCGCCGCTTCAACACGGACCTCCTGGAGGCCATCGAGCTGGGCAACCTGCTCGACCTGGCCGAGGTCATGGCGACCTCCGCACTGGCGCGCAAGGAGTCCCGCGGCGGTCACTACCGCGAGGACTACCCGAACCGCGACGACGTCAACTTCATGCGCCACACCATGGCGTACCGCGAGGTCGGCGACGACGGCACCGAGTCCATCCGTCTCGACTACAAGCCGGTCGTCCAGACCCGCTACCAGCCGATGGAGCGTAAGTACTAA
- a CDS encoding helix-turn-helix domain-containing protein, which yields MPPLVGAGPQEPEPPPALGVNAARISSIEAGRFSVSADRVRMFAHNYGCSDQPYIEALATMTAGRGRG from the coding sequence GTGCCCCCACTCGTCGGCGCAGGCCCGCAGGAGCCGGAGCCCCCGCCCGCTCTCGGCGTCAACGCGGCGCGCATCAGCTCCATCGAAGCCGGACGCTTCAGCGTCAGCGCGGACCGGGTCCGCATGTTCGCCCACAACTACGGCTGCTCGGACCAGCCGTACATCGAGGCGCTCGCGACCATGACCGCAGGGCGAGGGCGCGGCTAG
- a CDS encoding DUF4259 domain-containing protein, which translates to MMPGLQSGRRRVRESGRLLPFRCGELPYEMPSLDILPGERLVRVGSRSGYAVGTWGVEPFDSDTALDFLDGLGALTVAGRLELVVRTLESVLASARPESSETLPEEVISAAAVIAANLPSGEGFSWNEEAPGITEWLRKPVPLQVRTLAIDALEATLPVDGWWWRSWVDDAERVQAKAALDEVKRALLEG; encoded by the coding sequence ATGATGCCAGGGCTTCAGTCTGGTCGGCGACGAGTCCGAGAGAGCGGACGCCTTCTACCCTTTCGATGTGGAGAGCTACCGTACGAGATGCCGTCCCTTGATATCCTTCCTGGTGAACGCCTGGTGAGGGTGGGTTCGAGATCGGGGTACGCAGTGGGTACGTGGGGTGTAGAACCTTTCGACAGTGACACCGCGCTTGACTTCCTAGATGGACTCGGGGCGCTAACAGTCGCGGGGCGGCTGGAACTTGTGGTACGAACGCTGGAATCGGTCCTGGCGAGTGCGCGGCCAGAATCATCGGAAACGCTTCCAGAGGAAGTTATTTCCGCTGCGGCAGTGATTGCCGCAAACCTCCCCTCTGGGGAGGGATTCTCGTGGAATGAAGAGGCTCCGGGGATCACTGAATGGCTGCGGAAGCCAGTGCCGCTTCAGGTGCGAACCTTGGCGATCGATGCACTTGAAGCCACTCTTCCTGTCGATGGCTGGTGGTGGCGTAGCTGGGTCGATGATGCGGAGAGGGTGCAAGCGAAGGCAGCGCTTGATGAAGTCAAAAGGGCTTTGCTGGAAGGGTGA
- a CDS encoding succinate dehydrogenase hydrophobic membrane anchor subunit: protein MSTTETAASGIGPVEGAGELSTYSVDNPAPLIEAPRKRTKKTPKSTRGNFEMYGWLFMRLSGIVLVVLVLGHLLIQLVLDGGVSKIGFAFVAGRWASPWWQVWDLAMLWLAMLHGANGLRTVINDYAERANTRLWLKGLLYTATVFTILLGTLVIFTFDPNIR, encoded by the coding sequence ATGTCCACCACTGAAACCGCCGCATCCGGCATCGGCCCCGTCGAAGGCGCGGGCGAGTTGTCGACGTACAGCGTCGACAACCCGGCGCCGCTCATCGAGGCCCCGCGCAAGCGGACCAAGAAGACCCCGAAGTCGACCCGCGGCAACTTCGAGATGTACGGCTGGCTCTTCATGCGCCTGTCCGGCATCGTCCTGGTCGTCCTGGTCCTCGGCCACCTGCTCATCCAGCTCGTCCTCGACGGCGGCGTCTCCAAGATCGGCTTCGCCTTCGTGGCCGGCCGCTGGGCGTCCCCCTGGTGGCAGGTCTGGGACCTCGCAATGCTGTGGCTCGCGATGCTGCACGGCGCCAACGGCCTGCGTACGGTCATCAACGACTACGCGGAGCGCGCGAACACGCGCCTGTGGCTGAAGGGCCTGCTGTACACCGCCACGGTGTTCACGATTCTGCTGGGCACGCTGGTGATCTTCACCTTCGACCCGAACATCCGCTAG
- a CDS encoding FG-GAP and VCBS repeat-containing protein: MTHRLVLATATAASLTGGLLTLATGPATAATPAKYADDFNGDGYRDYAVGDGGSVTVTYGTATGPGTVVKTFSQRSAGIPGTAGDAGGYGDGFGDSLANADFNRDGYADLAVGDHSEKVGTKVAAGAVTIVWGSSSGLGSSATRLSVTTHSYYGFGDSLATGDFNGDGKADLAVADSTGTTYIYRGGFAKSGTTGKVTKHVPSPSVADILEPTALVAGKVTKDKATDLYVLGQGYKNDKMTQAAWFLRGGTTVKSGKFTTYNASSPDYSPTGVIADFDKNGYGDLAVSDTPYNKGAGAVVVLRGGASGPTTNYRLAQSTSGVATAATKNDGFGYALSAGDTNRDGYPDLAVGVPEEKVGSVMYAGGVHVLRGGKKGLTGTGSQWFTRTTAGVPGSATQYSMFGLYVRLRDLDRDGDADLLISDNNTPSVLLRGGTTGITTDAATEPDLRANFPQ; this comes from the coding sequence ATGACCCATCGCCTGGTCCTCGCGACGGCCACAGCCGCCTCGCTGACCGGCGGCCTGCTCACCCTCGCGACGGGCCCCGCGACCGCCGCCACCCCCGCCAAGTACGCGGACGACTTCAACGGCGACGGTTACCGCGACTACGCGGTCGGCGACGGCGGATCGGTCACCGTGACGTACGGGACCGCGACGGGCCCCGGCACCGTGGTGAAGACGTTCAGCCAGCGGAGCGCGGGCATCCCCGGTACGGCCGGTGACGCCGGAGGGTACGGCGACGGATTCGGCGACTCCCTCGCGAACGCCGACTTCAACCGCGACGGATACGCCGACCTCGCCGTCGGCGACCACTCCGAGAAGGTGGGGACGAAAGTCGCGGCGGGCGCGGTCACCATCGTCTGGGGATCGTCGTCCGGCCTGGGTTCGTCGGCGACCCGTCTCTCCGTCACGACCCACTCGTACTACGGGTTCGGCGACTCCCTCGCCACCGGTGACTTCAACGGCGACGGCAAGGCTGACCTGGCGGTCGCCGACAGCACCGGGACTACGTACATCTATCGCGGCGGCTTCGCCAAGTCCGGTACGACGGGCAAGGTGACCAAGCACGTCCCGAGCCCGAGCGTTGCCGACATCCTCGAACCGACCGCGCTCGTCGCCGGGAAGGTCACCAAGGACAAGGCCACGGACCTGTACGTCCTCGGCCAGGGTTACAAGAACGACAAGATGACGCAGGCCGCGTGGTTCCTGCGCGGCGGCACCACGGTCAAGTCGGGCAAGTTCACGACGTACAACGCCTCTTCACCGGACTACAGCCCCACCGGCGTCATCGCGGACTTCGACAAGAACGGCTACGGCGACCTGGCCGTCAGCGACACCCCGTACAACAAGGGCGCGGGCGCGGTCGTGGTTCTCCGCGGCGGTGCGAGTGGCCCCACCACCAACTACCGCCTCGCCCAGTCCACTTCGGGTGTCGCCACCGCCGCCACCAAGAACGACGGCTTCGGTTACGCGCTCTCCGCCGGCGACACCAACCGCGACGGCTACCCTGACCTCGCGGTCGGCGTTCCGGAGGAGAAGGTCGGCTCCGTCATGTACGCGGGCGGCGTGCACGTCCTGCGGGGTGGCAAGAAGGGCCTGACCGGCACGGGTTCGCAGTGGTTCACGCGCACGACCGCGGGCGTCCCGGGTAGCGCCACCCAGTACTCAATGTTCGGCCTGTACGTCCGCCTCCGCGACCTCGACCGCGACGGCGACGCGGACCTCCTTATCTCGGACAACAACACCCCGAGCGTCCTGCTCCGGGGCGGCACGACGGGCATCACGACCGATGCCGCCACGGAGCCGGACCTGCGAGCAAACTTCCCGCAGTAA
- a CDS encoding NINE protein, with protein MTEQPQQPSDQPPGYGYPNPGPVPPDGANPYGADQAGAYQQPGPGAYQQPGGYQQPGPYGYPQQGYPMGAVPPGMYTGDPNAPYGYDPYGRPYSDKSKIVAGILQLTLGSLGIGRFYIGSVGIGIAQLFTCGGLGVWALIDGILLLTGNTATDSQGRILRG; from the coding sequence TTGACCGAGCAGCCCCAGCAGCCCTCGGACCAGCCGCCCGGCTACGGCTATCCGAACCCCGGTCCCGTCCCGCCCGACGGTGCGAACCCGTACGGGGCAGACCAGGCGGGCGCCTACCAGCAGCCGGGTCCGGGGGCGTACCAGCAGCCGGGCGGGTACCAGCAGCCCGGGCCGTACGGCTACCCGCAGCAGGGTTACCCCATGGGTGCCGTGCCGCCCGGCATGTACACCGGCGACCCCAACGCCCCGTACGGCTACGACCCGTACGGCCGCCCGTACTCCGACAAGTCGAAGATCGTCGCGGGGATTCTCCAGCTCACCCTCGGCAGCCTCGGCATCGGGCGTTTCTACATAGGCAGCGTCGGTATCGGCATCGCCCAGCTCTTCACCTGCGGTGGTCTGGGCGTCTGGGCCCTGATCGACGGGATCCTCCTGCTGACCGGCAACACCGCCACGGACTCCCAGGGGCGGATCCTGCGTGGCTGA